One window from the genome of Bacillus tianshenii encodes:
- a CDS encoding iron-siderophore ABC transporter substrate-binding protein, producing the protein MKTWKSYITMALLLSFMLVLSACSGSSEESKDAAPKEEKEAATRTVQHAMGETEVPENPERVVILTNEGTEALLSMDVKPVGAVQSWTGEPWYKHIEDKMTDVEVVGTESEPNIEKIASLKPDLIIGNKLRQEKVYEQLNAIAPTVFSETLKGEWQENFKLYADALNKQDKGQEVLDEYNARIESFKEQAGEKLDQKVSVVRFLSGDVRIYQKDSFSGVILEQLGFQRPASQDVDAFAEKNVTKERIPDMDGDILFYFTYETGDGEASQVEKEWTNDPLWQKLNAVQQGNVHRVSDATWNTSGGVLAANEMLDDLEKIILEEQ; encoded by the coding sequence ATGAAAACTTGGAAGTCTTACATAACAATGGCTTTACTACTTTCTTTTATGCTCGTATTAAGCGCATGCAGTGGTTCATCTGAAGAAAGCAAGGATGCTGCTCCAAAAGAAGAAAAAGAAGCTGCAACTCGAACAGTACAGCATGCGATGGGGGAAACAGAAGTTCCTGAAAACCCAGAGCGTGTCGTTATTCTTACAAATGAAGGAACAGAAGCCCTTCTTTCAATGGATGTGAAGCCTGTTGGAGCTGTTCAATCATGGACAGGTGAACCATGGTACAAACATATCGAAGACAAGATGACAGATGTAGAAGTAGTCGGAACAGAAAGTGAGCCAAATATCGAAAAAATTGCGTCTCTTAAGCCTGATTTAATCATCGGAAACAAATTACGCCAAGAAAAAGTATATGAACAGTTAAATGCAATTGCACCAACTGTATTCTCTGAAACACTTAAAGGTGAATGGCAGGAAAACTTCAAGCTATATGCAGATGCATTGAATAAACAAGATAAAGGTCAAGAAGTATTAGACGAATATAATGCACGGATTGAAAGCTTCAAAGAACAAGCAGGCGAAAAGCTTGATCAAAAAGTGTCAGTCGTCCGCTTCCTATCTGGTGATGTGCGCATCTATCAAAAAGATTCATTCTCAGGTGTTATTCTTGAGCAATTAGGTTTCCAACGCCCTGCTTCTCAAGATGTTGATGCATTTGCTGAGAAAAACGTAACAAAAGAGCGCATTCCTGATATGGATGGAGACATTCTGTTCTACTTTACGTATGAAACAGGTGATGGTGAAGCTTCACAAGTCGAAAAAGAATGGACAAATGATCCGCTATGGCAAAAGCTTAATGCCGTTCAGCAAGGCAATGTTCACAGAGTAAGCGATGCAACATGGAACACATCTGGCGGTGTCTTAGCAGCAAACGAAATGCTTGATGACTTAGAAAAAATCATTTTAGAAGAACAATAA
- a CDS encoding thermonuclease family protein: MKKFIYSLLLLLLLAVSGCSEEQNNTFEATVPYVVDGDTLDIRFNGKEERVRLLLVDTPETKHPDKPVQPFGPEASTFAKETLEGKTVEVELDVSERDKYGRLLAYIWVDDKLFNEMLIERGLARVAYVFEPNTKYVDSFYETQKEAQKEGIGIWSIENYAQEDGFHAEEQRQSTKQSDDCTIKGNINSKGDKIYHTEESPWYEQTKAEMIFCTEQEAQQAGFRAPQ; the protein is encoded by the coding sequence ATGAAGAAGTTCATTTATTCTTTGTTACTACTCCTTCTCTTAGCTGTAAGTGGTTGTTCCGAGGAACAAAACAATACATTCGAGGCAACGGTACCATATGTTGTTGATGGTGATACATTAGACATACGGTTCAATGGAAAAGAAGAACGTGTAAGGTTGTTGCTAGTGGATACGCCTGAAACGAAGCATCCTGACAAACCTGTTCAGCCATTTGGTCCGGAGGCTTCTACTTTTGCAAAAGAAACACTTGAAGGCAAAACCGTAGAAGTCGAGCTTGATGTATCAGAGCGTGACAAATACGGACGTTTACTCGCTTACATATGGGTAGATGACAAGCTCTTTAACGAAATGCTGATTGAGCGAGGATTAGCTCGTGTAGCCTATGTCTTTGAGCCAAATACGAAATATGTAGACAGCTTTTATGAAACGCAAAAAGAAGCTCAAAAAGAAGGAATCGGCATTTGGTCGATTGAAAACTACGCGCAAGAAGACGGCTTCCACGCAGAAGAACAACGACAATCAACAAAGCAAAGTGATGATTGTACAATCAAAGGTAACATCAATTCTAAAGGGGATAAAATATACCATACAGAGGAATCACCATGGTATGAGCAAACAAAGGCAGAAATGATCTTTTGTACAGAACAAGAAGCACAACAAGCAGGCTTCCGCGCTCCACAATAA
- a CDS encoding YrhC family protein: MEDKQIQALKAKMTDYARYAYILLIFGSFFFMGAILLADEKTSTQLMVMFSSTLAFLFGSVFFYYNSLKIKRRITEEDQSSM; encoded by the coding sequence ATGGAAGACAAACAGATTCAAGCATTGAAAGCAAAGATGACAGATTATGCACGATATGCCTATATCTTGCTCATTTTCGGTTCGTTCTTTTTTATGGGCGCCATTTTGCTTGCAGATGAAAAGACGTCAACACAACTGATGGTCATGTTCAGCTCAACGCTTGCATTCTTGTTCGGAAGTGTCTTTTTTTACTATAATTCATTGAAAATAAAACGACGTATCACAGAAGAAGACCAATCCTCAATGTAA
- the mtnN gene encoding 5'-methylthioadenosine/S-adenosylhomocysteine nucleosidase, which yields MKIGIIGAMDEEVQILKDKMGNRELDTVANCEFYTGDINGVEVVLLRSGIGKVNAAMATTILLDRHNPDMVINTGSAGGFHPSLNVGDLVVSTEVRHHDVDVTIFEYEYGQVPNMPAAYTADAKLVEAAMECAKEITDVQAVKGLIVTGDSFMNDPARVEFVRSKFVDLYAAEMEAAAIAQVCYQFDMPFVVIRALSDIAGKDSNISFEQFLDKAAFHSSELVLAFVDKMKDMQ from the coding sequence ATGAAAATTGGTATTATTGGTGCGATGGATGAAGAGGTGCAAATCCTAAAAGATAAAATGGGAAACCGTGAACTTGATACAGTTGCAAATTGTGAGTTTTACACAGGGGACATTAATGGGGTAGAAGTTGTCTTGCTTCGTTCTGGAATTGGGAAAGTAAATGCAGCAATGGCAACAACGATTCTGTTAGACCGTCATAACCCTGATATGGTCATTAATACAGGTTCTGCTGGCGGTTTTCATCCTTCACTAAATGTTGGCGATTTAGTCGTTTCAACAGAAGTGCGTCACCATGATGTTGATGTGACTATTTTTGAATATGAATATGGTCAAGTGCCAAACATGCCGGCTGCTTATACAGCTGATGCAAAGCTTGTTGAAGCGGCGATGGAGTGTGCCAAGGAAATTACTGATGTGCAAGCTGTAAAGGGCTTGATTGTAACAGGCGACTCATTTATGAATGATCCAGCACGGGTTGAATTCGTCCGCAGTAAGTTCGTTGATTTGTATGCAGCAGAGATGGAAGCGGCGGCAATTGCGCAAGTATGCTATCAATTTGATATGCCATTTGTCGTTATTCGTGCCCTATCAGATATTGCTGGAAAAGACTCAAACATATCATTTGAACAATTCTTAGATAAAGCTGCCTTTCATTCCTCAGAGCTCGTATTAGCGTTCGTTGATAAAATGAAAGACATGCAGTAA
- a CDS encoding YrzA family protein, translating into MQIKLDRIEDKIEFFEAGTLKELEKKVNEKVEQNQAILLQVHSVSHQSHVDYESGRTYFTAVVHFKAK; encoded by the coding sequence ATGCAAATTAAACTTGATCGTATAGAAGATAAAATTGAGTTTTTCGAAGCAGGGACATTAAAGGAACTTGAAAAGAAAGTAAACGAAAAAGTTGAGCAAAATCAAGCGATTCTTCTACAAGTTCACTCCGTTTCCCACCAGTCACATGTTGATTATGAATCAGGTCGTACCTACTTCACTGCCGTTGTTCATTTTAAAGCTAAATAA
- a CDS encoding YrrS family protein: MPQEQSRYQQRTQGKKSSKLMYIFAGFFAALLLLFMVSFFVGSGKDSEFVYGPTTPDSYKDDKQEEQVVSDDEKDKKEDKSSEDEADSKNKSEKDADKENEDDVEVTRKPSDKENVNEVITGDWKPVETNQQGNHVTSYEKGSKDWNEMLQAVERATGLSQDEMVVWWLGNGGSPNSSTATVSPEDKSQTYRVLLQWVEGQGWKPVRVETLKQNPHG, from the coding sequence ATGCCTCAAGAACAGTCACGTTATCAACAACGGACGCAAGGAAAAAAGTCGAGTAAGTTAATGTATATTTTCGCAGGGTTTTTCGCCGCATTGTTATTGCTCTTTATGGTTAGTTTTTTCGTTGGCAGCGGCAAAGATTCTGAGTTTGTATACGGTCCAACGACGCCTGACTCTTATAAAGACGATAAGCAAGAGGAGCAGGTTGTTAGTGATGATGAGAAGGACAAGAAAGAAGATAAATCATCAGAGGACGAAGCAGACAGCAAGAACAAGTCAGAGAAAGATGCTGACAAAGAGAATGAGGATGACGTCGAGGTTACCCGAAAGCCTAGTGATAAAGAAAATGTGAACGAGGTCATCACTGGGGATTGGAAGCCTGTTGAAACAAATCAACAAGGGAACCATGTCACCTCTTATGAAAAAGGCTCAAAAGATTGGAACGAAATGCTTCAAGCAGTTGAAAGAGCGACAGGCTTAAGTCAAGATGAAATGGTCGTTTGGTGGCTTGGAAATGGAGGAAGTCCAAACTCCTCAACTGCCACAGTTAGTCCAGAGGATAAGTCACAAACATATCGGGTACTACTGCAATGGGTAGAAGGCCAAGGCTGGAAACCTGTCCGTGTTGAAACGTTAAAGCAAAATCCTCATGGATAA
- a CDS encoding penicillin-binding transpeptidase domain-containing protein yields MKPKLRIHHTAFIILLGLLILLARLAYIQLFATESFSKHHVNLLEESVKQRTQYIVLDQGRGRFVDRNGEPLYDNYYPSLILFPFLKQLDWKAEEVARILQVPVDKLEDTVEGAEGPVVFGDNRPLQLTEEQMKAINDLKVPGVIAAYHQTESSKPFAEHFIGLVRENEELLEKRYRDKLDKGWLTYQTPVGITGLQRAFDEFLVQEGEAKLLYHVDNQGSPLFGLDVKYAAPANPFYPLTVQTTLSRELQAEAERIVDELKLKKGGLVLLDIESREVLASVSRPHLDMQAPFKDDGGKNYMVLPQIPGSIFKVVTAAAALENIELRDRTFNCDENLYGDGLASRKLGMLNFRESFAQSCNRTFAQLGNEMVKENPDIIEEYADKLGLLSSVGWQGDVFHIQSFTHFPEEMGGVVWDDERDKGSQRAISQTVIGQKEVRISPLATANMMASIAEGGEKKQVRAVDKIIYKNGAVLYDFNSQELGEVSLSPYTVSKLQQMLRDVVQTGTGQSFSHLPYSVAGKSGTAEIGKKGYVNKWFAGYFPTEDPKYALVVVDLNETTWQTKTYDTFAKMVKAVYDSDHSSK; encoded by the coding sequence ATGAAACCAAAACTAAGAATTCATCATACAGCTTTTATTATTTTATTGGGTTTGCTCATTTTACTAGCACGGTTAGCATATATTCAACTGTTCGCTACAGAATCTTTTTCGAAGCATCACGTTAATTTGTTAGAGGAAAGTGTTAAGCAGCGTACACAATATATTGTACTTGACCAAGGGCGAGGAAGATTTGTTGACCGAAATGGTGAACCACTCTATGATAACTATTACCCAAGCTTAATTTTGTTTCCTTTCTTGAAGCAGCTTGATTGGAAGGCAGAAGAGGTCGCACGGATTCTTCAAGTGCCCGTCGATAAACTAGAGGACACAGTGGAAGGGGCAGAAGGGCCTGTTGTATTTGGTGATAATCGTCCGCTACAGTTAACAGAAGAGCAGATGAAGGCAATAAATGACCTGAAGGTGCCAGGTGTGATTGCTGCTTATCATCAAACTGAAAGTTCTAAGCCTTTTGCCGAACATTTTATAGGACTTGTGCGTGAGAATGAAGAATTATTAGAGAAGCGTTATCGCGACAAGCTGGATAAAGGCTGGCTGACCTATCAGACACCAGTTGGAATTACAGGCTTACAGCGTGCGTTCGATGAGTTTCTCGTTCAAGAGGGAGAGGCGAAGCTTCTTTATCATGTTGATAACCAAGGCAGTCCGTTATTTGGTTTGGATGTAAAATATGCAGCACCTGCCAATCCTTTTTATCCATTAACTGTCCAAACAACGTTATCGAGGGAACTTCAAGCAGAAGCAGAACGTATAGTAGATGAATTGAAGTTGAAAAAAGGCGGTTTAGTGCTATTAGATATTGAAAGCAGAGAAGTATTGGCAAGCGTAAGCCGGCCGCACCTGGACATGCAGGCACCATTTAAAGATGATGGTGGAAAGAATTATATGGTCCTACCACAAATCCCTGGCTCGATCTTTAAAGTTGTTACAGCTGCCGCAGCCTTAGAAAATATTGAACTTCGAGACCGTACCTTTAATTGTGACGAAAATTTATATGGGGATGGACTGGCATCAAGAAAGCTTGGCATGCTTAATTTTCGAGAAAGCTTTGCACAAAGCTGTAATCGAACATTTGCACAGCTGGGTAATGAAATGGTGAAGGAAAACCCCGATATAATAGAAGAATACGCAGACAAGCTTGGTTTACTTTCTTCTGTCGGTTGGCAGGGGGATGTTTTCCATATACAATCATTCACACACTTTCCAGAAGAAATGGGGGGAGTCGTCTGGGATGACGAGCGTGACAAAGGTTCTCAGCGGGCTATTTCACAAACAGTAATTGGGCAGAAAGAAGTTCGCATTAGTCCGCTTGCTACAGCAAATATGATGGCTTCAATTGCTGAAGGCGGAGAAAAGAAACAAGTGCGCGCAGTCGATAAAATCATTTATAAAAACGGTGCTGTGTTATATGATTTCAATTCACAGGAGCTTGGGGAAGTTTCGCTATCACCTTATACGGTTAGTAAGCTTCAACAAATGCTCCGCGATGTAGTACAAACTGGAACAGGACAGAGTTTTAGCCATTTGCCATATTCTGTTGCTGGTAAGTCAGGTACTGCTGAAATTGGCAAAAAAGGATATGTGAATAAATGGTTTGCAGGTTATTTCCCGACAGAAGATCCGAAATATGCCCTCGTGGTCGTTGATTTAAATGAAACGACATGGCAGACTAAGACATATGACACTTTTGCAAAAATGGTTAAAGCTGTCTATGATTCTGATCATTCAAGTAAATGA
- the greA gene encoding transcription elongation factor GreA, protein MAEEKSYFMTEEGKEKLEKELEYLKSEKRKEVVERIKIARGFGDLSENSEYDAAKDEQAFVESRIATLEKMIRNSVIIQEDQGDTGIASLGKSVTFVELPDGDEETYQIVGSAEADPFEGKISNDSPMARGLLGRGIGEEVVVQTPGGEINVRIVDVK, encoded by the coding sequence ATGGCAGAAGAAAAAAGTTATTTTATGACCGAAGAAGGTAAAGAGAAGTTAGAAAAAGAGCTTGAATATTTAAAGTCTGAAAAACGTAAAGAAGTAGTAGAGCGCATTAAGATCGCTCGCGGCTTCGGTGATCTTTCCGAGAACTCAGAGTACGATGCTGCGAAAGATGAGCAAGCATTCGTCGAGTCACGTATCGCAACATTAGAGAAAATGATTCGTAACTCTGTTATTATTCAAGAGGACCAAGGAGACACTGGAATCGCTTCGCTTGGTAAATCTGTTACATTCGTTGAACTTCCAGATGGTGACGAGGAAACATACCAAATTGTCGGAAGTGCAGAAGCAGACCCGTTTGAAGGTAAGATTTCAAATGACTCCCCAATGGCAAGAGGACTTCTCGGTCGTGGAATTGGGGAAGAGGTTGTTGTCCAAACTCCAGGCGGCGAAATCAACGTTAGAATCGTTGATGTTAAATAA
- the udk gene encoding uridine kinase encodes MGKQPVVLGIAGGSGSGKTSVTRAIHKHFTDQSILVLEQDYYYKDQHDVPMEERLQTNYDHPLAFDNDLLIEHIHKLLNYEPIEKPVYDYERHTRSDQVIPIEPKDVIILEGILILEDERLRDLMDIKLFVDTDADLRIIRRLLRDMKERGRTIDSVIEQYVSVVRPMHEQFIEPTKRYADIIIPEGGKNNVAIDLMVTKIQTILEENRIL; translated from the coding sequence ATGGGGAAACAGCCCGTAGTCCTTGGCATTGCGGGTGGATCGGGTTCAGGAAAAACATCTGTGACAAGAGCAATTCACAAACATTTTACTGATCAATCCATTTTAGTTCTTGAGCAGGACTATTACTACAAAGATCAACATGATGTACCGATGGAAGAGCGTTTGCAGACTAACTATGACCACCCACTTGCATTTGATAATGATCTATTAATTGAGCACATTCATAAGCTGCTGAATTATGAACCAATTGAAAAGCCTGTATATGATTATGAGCGTCATACCCGTTCTGACCAGGTCATTCCAATTGAACCGAAAGACGTGATTATACTAGAAGGCATTCTTATTCTAGAGGATGAGCGTCTTCGAGATTTAATGGATATCAAATTATTTGTTGATACTGATGCAGATTTACGTATTATCCGTCGTCTATTGCGTGATATGAAAGAGCGTGGCAGAACAATTGATTCTGTAATTGAGCAGTACGTGTCTGTTGTAAGACCGATGCATGAACAGTTCATTGAACCGACGAAGCGTTATGCGGATATTATTATCCCTGAAGGCGGGAAGAATAACGTAGCGATTGATTTAATGGTAACTAAAATTCAAACAATTCTTGAAGAAAACCGTATTTTGTAA
- a CDS encoding U32 family peptidase, giving the protein MAIAVPSKVENGKRVITKKPELLAPAGNLEKLKIAVRYGADAVYIGGREFGLRSNADNFSQEEMAEGVKFADQYGAKIYVTTNIYAHNENMDGLEEYLIGLQEAGITGIIVADPLIIETCGRVAPKLERHLSTQQSLTNWKAAQFWKEEGLERVVLARETSYEEVKEIKEKVDVEIEAFVHGAMCISYSGRCTLSNHMTARDSNRGGCCQSCRWDYDLMALDGAGEKRLFNEEDAPFAMSPKDLNLIQSIPKMIDIGVDSLKVEGRMKSIHYVATVISVYRKVIDAYCADPDNFKIKKEWLEELDKCANRPTAPAFFEGVPGYQEQLFQNHSQRTKFDFAGLVMDYNEETQMVTVQERNHFRPGDEVEFFGPEIENFNQVIDKIWDEDGNEIDAARHPLQIVRFKVDKPVYPYNMMRKGNM; this is encoded by the coding sequence ATGGCAATTGCTGTACCTTCAAAGGTTGAGAACGGAAAGCGTGTCATAACGAAAAAGCCGGAACTTCTCGCCCCTGCAGGAAACCTTGAAAAGTTGAAAATTGCCGTACGTTACGGTGCAGATGCCGTTTATATTGGCGGACGTGAATTTGGCTTACGTTCAAATGCGGATAACTTTTCACAAGAGGAAATGGCAGAAGGCGTTAAGTTTGCCGATCAATACGGTGCGAAAATCTATGTGACAACAAATATCTATGCCCATAACGAGAATATGGACGGACTTGAAGAATATTTAATTGGGCTTCAAGAAGCAGGCATTACAGGTATTATTGTGGCCGACCCATTAATCATTGAGACATGTGGTCGCGTAGCTCCAAAGCTTGAGCGTCATTTAAGCACACAGCAGTCTCTAACAAACTGGAAGGCTGCTCAGTTCTGGAAGGAAGAAGGCCTAGAACGTGTTGTGCTTGCACGTGAAACAAGCTATGAGGAAGTAAAAGAAATTAAAGAAAAAGTTGATGTGGAAATTGAAGCATTCGTCCATGGGGCAATGTGTATCTCTTATTCAGGCCGTTGTACATTAAGTAACCATATGACGGCACGTGATTCAAACCGTGGCGGCTGTTGTCAGTCTTGCCGTTGGGATTATGACTTAATGGCTCTTGACGGTGCTGGTGAGAAGCGCTTATTTAATGAAGAAGACGCGCCATTTGCGATGAGTCCGAAGGATTTGAACTTAATTCAATCGATTCCAAAAATGATTGATATCGGAGTAGACAGCTTGAAAGTTGAAGGGCGTATGAAATCGATTCACTATGTAGCAACGGTTATTAGTGTCTATCGAAAAGTTATTGATGCTTATTGCGCCGACCCAGATAACTTCAAGATTAAGAAAGAATGGCTTGAAGAGCTTGATAAATGTGCAAACCGCCCAACAGCACCAGCGTTCTTTGAAGGGGTGCCAGGATATCAAGAGCAATTATTCCAAAATCATAGCCAAAGAACAAAATTCGATTTTGCTGGTCTTGTGATGGATTATAATGAAGAAACACAAATGGTAACCGTTCAAGAGCGTAATCATTTCCGTCCTGGAGATGAAGTAGAATTCTTCGGTCCTGAGATTGAAAACTTTAATCAAGTGATCGATAAGATTTGGGATGAAGATGGTAATGAAATTGATGCTGCAAGACATCCATTGCAAATTGTCCGTTTTAAAGTGGACAAACCTGTATATCCTTATAACATGATGCGGAAGGGGAACATGTAA
- a CDS encoding peptidase U32 family protein, producing MKKPELLVTPTCVDDIQPLADAGADAIIIGEQRYGLRLAGDFKREDVTKAIEVAKDLGLRVYIAMNGLFHNDVVDELPDYVKFVSEAGADAIVFGDVAVLMTAREVAPAMKLHWNTETTATNWFTCNYWGRKGAKRAVLAREINMDAIVEIAENAEVEVEVQVHGMTCMFQSKRSLIGNYFEYQGKMMEVENRRAKKDMFLFDPERDNKYPIFEDANGTHIMSPNDMCIIDDFDEMVDAGVDSFKIDGVLQSPEYIIAVTKIWRKAIDLCVDDRDAYDEKKDELLEEIEAIQPDNRPLDTGFFYKETVY from the coding sequence TTGAAGAAGCCAGAACTATTAGTAACGCCAACGTGCGTTGACGATATACAACCATTAGCAGATGCAGGTGCAGATGCCATCATTATTGGTGAACAGCGTTATGGTTTGCGTCTTGCTGGTGATTTTAAACGAGAAGATGTTACAAAAGCAATCGAAGTTGCAAAGGATCTTGGCTTAAGAGTCTACATTGCAATGAACGGTCTTTTTCATAATGATGTTGTTGATGAACTGCCTGATTACGTAAAGTTTGTAAGTGAAGCAGGTGCGGATGCGATTGTATTTGGTGATGTAGCGGTGCTGATGACAGCCCGTGAAGTAGCACCGGCTATGAAACTGCATTGGAACACTGAAACAACAGCAACAAACTGGTTTACATGTAACTACTGGGGCCGAAAAGGTGCTAAACGTGCTGTGTTGGCCCGGGAAATTAACATGGATGCAATTGTAGAAATTGCAGAGAATGCAGAAGTCGAAGTTGAAGTACAAGTACACGGTATGACATGTATGTTCCAATCAAAACGTTCACTTATTGGGAATTACTTTGAGTACCAAGGGAAAATGATGGAAGTTGAAAATCGCCGTGCGAAGAAGGACATGTTCCTTTTCGACCCAGAGCGTGATAATAAATACCCGATTTTTGAAGATGCAAATGGCACACACATTATGAGTCCAAATGATATGTGTATCATAGATGACTTTGACGAAATGGTTGATGCAGGTGTTGATAGCTTTAAAATTGACGGTGTCCTGCAATCACCTGAATATATCATCGCTGTAACGAAGATCTGGCGTAAAGCGATTGATCTATGTGTTGATGACCGTGATGCTTATGATGAGAAAAAAGACGAACTGTTAGAAGAAATTGAAGCCATTCAGCCTGATAATCGTCCGCTGGATACCGGTTTCTTCTATAAAGAAACAGTTTACTAA
- a CDS encoding O-methyltransferase: protein MPIHVQQYVEELIPARDGLLQEMEQFAKENHVPIMELIGIETMLSMLRMKQPKRILEVGTAIGYSAIRMAKALPHAEIVTLERDEERYKQALHNIEQAGLTSRIHVLFGDALDQEQAVKEYAPFDCIFIDAAKGQYQRFFEMYTPFLTDNGVVLSDNVLFKGFVANGQDADKRMKKIADKIRGYNTWLVEQSSFDTTILPVGDGIAVSTKR from the coding sequence ATTCCAATACATGTACAGCAATATGTAGAGGAGCTTATCCCAGCGCGTGATGGCCTATTGCAGGAAATGGAGCAATTTGCGAAGGAAAATCACGTACCGATTATGGAACTGATCGGGATTGAGACAATGCTTTCAATGCTGCGTATGAAGCAGCCAAAGCGTATTCTGGAAGTGGGAACAGCTATCGGTTATTCAGCAATTCGAATGGCAAAGGCTCTTCCACATGCAGAAATCGTCACATTAGAGCGTGATGAGGAACGCTATAAGCAGGCACTCCATAATATTGAACAGGCTGGGCTGACCTCGCGTATTCATGTGTTGTTCGGTGATGCACTTGACCAGGAACAAGCAGTGAAAGAGTATGCTCCTTTTGATTGTATATTTATTGATGCGGCTAAAGGTCAGTATCAACGCTTCTTTGAAATGTACACACCGTTTTTAACAGATAACGGTGTTGTTCTTTCAGACAATGTCCTTTTTAAAGGGTTCGTGGCAAATGGTCAGGATGCGGATAAACGCATGAAGAAAATTGCCGATAAAATTCGTGGGTATAACACTTGGCTTGTTGAACAGTCAAGTTTCGATACGACGATTCTACCTGTTGGAGATGGAATCGCAGTAAGTACAAAGAGGTGA
- the mltG gene encoding endolytic transglycosylase MltG → MSSTNSDDNQHKPDRFEERHDEAKTVRKIVLAIVLTVGLLVVSGAVGGYFYISSALKPVNLESEKMIDVTIPIGSSTRSIANILEENGVIKDDKMFRYYIKFKNETGFQAGDYVFSPSMKIDDIIAQLKTGKVMKQAELKVTIPEGKQLTEIAGILAKKTDHTKEEIMEKLDDRQYVKQLMKKYPSLLTDEILAGNVKHPLEGYLFPATYHFYEKKPSLEKIIEKMLGKTEAVLKAYEKDVSTKQYSVHEVMTMASLIEEEATEEVDREKISSVFYNRTEEGMPLQTDPTVLYSLGKHQVQITYDDLEVDSPYNTYQNAGLPPGPIASPGETSIQAALNPSETKYLYFYARPSGEVIFTKTLQEHNEVKHKYKHEWDQYKEKN, encoded by the coding sequence GTGAGTTCGACAAATTCAGATGATAACCAACATAAGCCTGACCGCTTTGAAGAACGGCATGATGAGGCAAAAACAGTGCGAAAAATTGTTCTAGCAATTGTTCTTACTGTCGGCTTGCTCGTCGTTAGTGGGGCTGTCGGTGGCTATTTCTATATTAGTTCTGCATTAAAGCCAGTCAACCTGGAAAGCGAGAAAATGATTGATGTAACGATCCCGATTGGTTCTTCGACGCGTTCAATTGCAAATATATTAGAAGAAAATGGTGTTATTAAAGATGACAAAATGTTCCGTTACTATATTAAGTTCAAAAACGAAACAGGTTTCCAGGCTGGTGATTATGTCTTCAGCCCTTCTATGAAAATCGATGACATTATTGCTCAGCTGAAAACAGGAAAAGTAATGAAACAGGCTGAATTAAAGGTTACGATTCCAGAAGGCAAGCAGCTTACAGAAATCGCAGGTATTCTTGCTAAGAAAACCGATCATACAAAAGAAGAAATTATGGAGAAGTTAGATGACCGTCAATATGTGAAACAATTAATGAAGAAATATCCGTCGCTACTTACAGACGAAATTCTTGCGGGAAATGTGAAGCATCCGCTTGAAGGGTATTTGTTCCCGGCAACCTATCATTTTTATGAAAAGAAGCCATCGCTTGAAAAGATAATTGAAAAGATGCTTGGCAAAACGGAAGCTGTGCTGAAAGCATATGAAAAAGACGTTTCTACGAAGCAATATTCTGTACATGAAGTGATGACAATGGCATCATTAATTGAAGAGGAAGCAACAGAAGAAGTTGACCGTGAAAAGATCTCCTCTGTTTTCTATAACCGTACTGAGGAAGGAATGCCATTACAGACGGACCCAACAGTGCTTTATTCATTAGGAAAGCACCAAGTGCAGATTACCTATGATGACCTTGAAGTTGATTCACCATATAACACGTACCAAAATGCAGGTCTTCCACCAGGACCAATTGCAAGTCCAGGAGAGACATCGATTCAAGCAGCTCTAAACCCATCAGAAACGAAGTATTTGTACTTTTACGCACGACCTAGCGGTGAAGTGATTTTTACAAAAACACTTCAAGAGCACAACGAGGTTAAGCATAAGTACAAGCATGAATGGGATCAATATAAAGAGAAAAATTAA